The following are from one region of the Simiduia agarivorans SA1 = DSM 21679 genome:
- a CDS encoding lytic transglycosylase encodes MSLKNLYVATLAAATGLLFGCSQTPTESQLVAVPAPAVSHAYCPVDDDAWSNFAPADHISLWERMRGGFALDTVTNERVETYIKWYSRNTSYMERVSERANRYMFHIVEQLDANELPLELALLPIVESAFDPFAYSHGRASGIWQFIPGTGKHYGLKQNYWYDGRRDIEASTDAAIRYLTNLNAQFDGDWLLALAAYNTGGGNVRKAIRRNKQKGKPTDFWSLKLPRETSAYVPQLLALATLVKNPDQYGITLAEIPNQPYFERVDLDSQMDLAQAAELAGMELNDLYHLNPGYNRWATDPDGPYHFLLPVDKVETFVENLDDLPATERVSWSSYKVRSGDSLNLIAKRHHTSVSALKSANNLSSSTIRVGQTLVIPVASQPVDSYAYSHDQRIKSKQARSKGKAGTSKSAYTVQRGDSLWKIASMHRVSVRDIARWNGMAPKDPIKPGQALVIWSENPQASYKTAQSNGVIRKVNYRVRRGDSLARIAGKFNLTVSDILKWNKMDTKGYIHPGQKITLFVDVTRVN; translated from the coding sequence CAGACCCCCACTGAATCGCAATTGGTCGCCGTTCCGGCGCCCGCCGTTTCCCACGCCTACTGCCCCGTCGATGACGACGCCTGGTCGAATTTTGCACCGGCTGATCACATCAGCCTATGGGAGCGGATGCGCGGGGGCTTTGCCTTGGACACCGTGACCAATGAACGGGTCGAAACCTACATCAAATGGTATTCCCGCAACACCTCCTACATGGAGCGGGTATCGGAGCGCGCCAACCGCTACATGTTCCACATTGTGGAGCAGCTGGACGCCAACGAATTGCCATTGGAATTAGCGCTGCTGCCCATTGTGGAAAGCGCCTTTGATCCCTTTGCCTACTCTCATGGCCGGGCGTCTGGCATCTGGCAATTCATTCCCGGCACCGGTAAACATTACGGGCTCAAGCAGAATTACTGGTATGACGGCCGCCGCGATATTGAAGCCTCAACCGATGCCGCGATCCGTTACCTCACCAACCTGAACGCCCAATTCGATGGCGACTGGCTGTTGGCTCTGGCGGCATATAACACCGGTGGCGGCAACGTGCGCAAAGCCATCCGCCGCAACAAGCAGAAAGGCAAACCCACGGACTTCTGGTCGCTGAAACTGCCGCGCGAAACCAGTGCCTATGTGCCCCAATTGCTGGCACTGGCGACCTTGGTGAAAAACCCGGACCAATACGGCATTACGCTCGCCGAAATCCCCAACCAGCCCTATTTCGAACGGGTTGATCTGGACAGCCAGATGGATTTGGCTCAGGCCGCCGAGCTGGCCGGTATGGAGCTGAATGACCTATACCACCTGAACCCAGGCTATAACCGCTGGGCCACTGACCCCGACGGCCCCTATCACTTCCTGCTGCCGGTGGACAAGGTTGAGACCTTTGTCGAAAACCTGGATGACCTGCCAGCCACCGAGCGCGTCAGCTGGTCCAGCTACAAAGTGCGCTCAGGCGACAGCCTGAACCTGATTGCGAAGCGCCACCACACCTCGGTCAGCGCGCTCAAATCCGCCAACAACCTCAGCTCCAGCACGATTCGGGTGGGGCAAACGCTGGTCATTCCGGTCGCCAGCCAACCGGTAGACAGCTATGCCTACAGCCACGACCAGCGCATCAAGTCCAAACAGGCCCGATCCAAAGGCAAAGCCGGCACGAGTAAGTCCGCCTATACCGTGCAGCGCGGTGACAGCTTGTGGAAAATTGCCAGCATGCACCGCGTCAGCGTACGCGATATTGCGCGCTGGAACGGCATGGCACCCAAAGACCCGATAAAACCCGGCCAGGCCCTGGTGATCTGGTCGGAGAATCCCCAGGCCAGCTACAAGACGGCCCAGAGCAACGGGGTAATCCGCAAGGTCAACTACCGGGTGCGCAGGGGCGACTCGCTGGCCCGGATTGCCGGCAAATTCAATCTGACCGTATCCGACATCCTCAAATGGAACAAAATGGATACCAAAGGTTATATCCACCCCGGCCAGAAAATCACCCTCTTCGTTGATGTGACCCGGGTCAACTGA
- a CDS encoding TRM11 family SAM-dependent methyltransferase, whose amino-acid sequence MPRYLILQDPGHNRVYFNASLGMATAELSVLCQSRHWPAPTDCELAGIRYLQFDTPEPLNAADRLAIAQLSASYALFSTDGKQLTPEPFGNTHLIEDKISSLQKYAGKTNEHFTRLMINMARYALEPTVDDRPLRLLDPVAGRGTTLFEALTLGMHATGIELESRSVHETQVFFKKFLEQERIKHAHKRQRVAGKNKQEAVFAEQFSFAGDKKSLAQSPQTLSLIEGDTLRAAEFCKPNEFDLLVGDLPYGIAHGNKGQVHTSRNPVELVASAAPGWHRVTRTGGVLALAWNAHLISRQALAEPLQATGFRVLHHSPYDQLIHRVDNAIRRDLIVAVKQD is encoded by the coding sequence ATGCCACGCTACCTGATACTGCAAGACCCGGGACACAACCGGGTCTATTTCAACGCCTCGCTTGGCATGGCGACGGCGGAACTGTCGGTATTGTGCCAATCCCGTCACTGGCCTGCGCCCACCGACTGTGAGCTGGCCGGCATTCGTTACCTTCAATTTGATACCCCTGAGCCGCTCAACGCAGCAGACCGGCTGGCGATAGCCCAGTTGTCCGCCAGTTACGCTCTCTTTTCCACTGACGGCAAGCAGCTCACTCCTGAGCCATTTGGCAATACCCACCTCATTGAAGACAAAATCAGCAGCCTGCAGAAATACGCAGGCAAGACCAATGAACATTTCACCCGGCTGATGATCAACATGGCGCGCTATGCGTTGGAGCCCACTGTCGATGATCGCCCCCTGCGCCTGCTCGACCCTGTCGCGGGTCGCGGCACCACCCTGTTTGAAGCACTCACACTGGGCATGCACGCCACCGGCATAGAGCTGGAGTCACGCTCAGTACATGAAACCCAGGTGTTTTTCAAAAAATTCCTGGAACAAGAGCGGATCAAGCATGCCCACAAACGCCAACGGGTGGCCGGTAAAAACAAACAGGAAGCCGTATTCGCAGAGCAGTTCAGTTTTGCGGGGGATAAAAAATCACTCGCACAATCCCCGCAGACCCTGAGCCTCATTGAGGGCGACACACTGCGTGCGGCGGAATTTTGTAAACCCAATGAATTTGACCTGCTGGTAGGCGACCTGCCCTACGGCATTGCCCATGGCAACAAAGGCCAGGTACACACCAGCCGCAATCCGGTCGAGTTGGTCGCAAGCGCCGCCCCCGGCTGGCACCGGGTCACGCGTACTGGCGGCGTATTGGCACTGGCCTGGAACGCGCACCTGATTTCCCGCCAGGCGCTGGCTGAACCATTGCAGGCAACGGGTTTTCGGGTGCTGCACCACTCGCCTTACGACCAACTCATACATCGGGTGGACAACGCTATCCGGCGCGACCTGATCGTCGCGGTAAAGCAGGACTGA
- a CDS encoding SurA N-terminal domain-containing protein, which yields MLQNFRDNLKGTVAIFLVGIISVPFIFFGVDSLFTGGAQAGKAAEVNGEAIANTDVERAIRIQRDQMTQRFGDQLPADFLSDEKLRGPALEGLVDRQLKIQAARDGRMTVSDKVLDDLIVSAPTFQTNGQFDAQRFTYMVQSMGYTPAGYREMIRQEIIAQQYGSAVAFSGFVTDQQLADFVKISEQTRDFYYVTLPVAPVLEATDVSQDEVQAYYDANQARFQEPEKVVAKVVELNVADLAAKVEITDAQVAAQYEQNMKAFESAPVRQVAHILVEAESEDAAKDKLAEVRAALDAGEEFAEVAKRLSDDIGTKEFGGDLGFTSGDTFPEPFEQAVAALAVGEVSAPVQTDAGFHVIKLIGIDEAEKPSLEEEAPLIRTALADSTAQQRFVELLEELKEKAYNTSDINEVAEDLALTVQSFPPFTRSGGEGLAADPRIVKAAFSADVLKDGHISPVIELNETSVAIVSVTEHIPAAVKPLDEVSDLIMAQLKDEKAKAALAERSVTVMARLQAGEDVEAVAKDAGLEWQVSYGVKRADARYDRALLQQVFDLPRVDDAPGFGQVTVASGDLVLVKLTKVADGSLDQLPEEQRQALKNRLAYQLAGAEMAAFDEALKASAEISIY from the coding sequence ATGCTGCAGAACTTCCGCGACAACCTGAAAGGTACCGTTGCGATCTTTTTGGTTGGGATTATCTCAGTACCGTTTATATTTTTTGGTGTCGATAGTCTTTTCACCGGTGGCGCACAAGCGGGTAAGGCGGCTGAAGTCAATGGCGAAGCCATTGCCAACACCGATGTTGAGCGAGCCATTCGCATTCAGCGCGATCAGATGACGCAGCGTTTTGGCGATCAATTGCCTGCCGACTTTTTATCCGATGAAAAGCTGCGTGGTCCTGCACTTGAAGGTCTGGTGGATCGTCAGCTGAAGATTCAGGCGGCGCGAGATGGTCGCATGACGGTGAGCGACAAGGTGCTCGATGATCTGATAGTGTCTGCACCGACCTTTCAGACCAATGGTCAATTCGATGCGCAGCGGTTTACCTATATGGTGCAATCGATGGGCTATACCCCTGCGGGCTACCGTGAAATGATCCGTCAGGAAATCATTGCCCAGCAGTATGGCAGCGCCGTCGCATTTTCCGGTTTTGTTACCGATCAACAACTGGCCGATTTCGTAAAAATTTCCGAGCAAACGCGCGATTTCTACTACGTGACTTTGCCCGTAGCCCCCGTGCTTGAAGCAACTGATGTGAGTCAGGACGAGGTGCAAGCCTACTACGATGCCAATCAGGCGCGCTTTCAGGAGCCGGAAAAAGTGGTTGCCAAAGTGGTCGAGCTGAATGTGGCCGATCTGGCGGCAAAGGTGGAAATTACCGATGCACAGGTTGCGGCCCAGTACGAACAGAACATGAAAGCGTTTGAGTCCGCACCGGTGCGCCAGGTGGCACATATTCTGGTGGAAGCCGAATCGGAAGATGCTGCCAAAGACAAGTTGGCAGAAGTCCGTGCGGCGCTGGATGCCGGCGAAGAGTTTGCCGAGGTTGCCAAGCGTTTGTCAGACGATATCGGTACCAAGGAGTTTGGTGGCGACCTGGGCTTCACATCCGGTGATACATTCCCTGAGCCGTTTGAGCAGGCAGTGGCTGCGTTGGCTGTCGGTGAGGTGTCTGCTCCGGTACAAACCGATGCAGGTTTTCACGTCATTAAGCTGATCGGCATCGACGAGGCCGAAAAGCCCAGTCTCGAAGAAGAGGCGCCTTTGATTCGTACGGCACTGGCTGATTCTACTGCTCAACAGCGATTTGTGGAGCTGCTTGAGGAACTCAAGGAGAAGGCCTATAACACGTCCGACATCAATGAGGTGGCTGAAGATCTGGCGTTAACCGTACAGTCATTTCCGCCATTCACCCGCAGTGGTGGTGAAGGTTTGGCAGCAGATCCGCGAATCGTTAAAGCAGCCTTCAGCGCAGACGTGCTGAAAGATGGTCATATCAGCCCCGTCATTGAGCTGAATGAGACCAGTGTTGCGATTGTAAGTGTAACTGAGCATATCCCCGCCGCGGTTAAACCGCTGGATGAGGTCAGCGATCTCATCATGGCGCAACTCAAAGATGAGAAAGCCAAAGCCGCACTGGCCGAACGTAGTGTGACTGTAATGGCCCGCCTGCAGGCCGGTGAAGATGTGGAAGCTGTGGCAAAGGACGCCGGGCTGGAGTGGCAGGTCAGCTACGGTGTGAAGCGAGCTGACGCCCGCTACGACCGCGCACTGCTGCAGCAGGTTTTCGATTTGCCGCGTGTGGATGACGCCCCGGGCTTTGGCCAGGTAACCGTTGCCTCCGGCGACCTGGTACTGGTCAAACTGACCAAGGTTGCGGATGGCAGTCTCGACCAGTTGCCGGAAGAACAGCGTCAGGCGCTCAAAAACCGGTTGGCCTATCAGTTGGCCGGCGCGGAAATGGCTGCTTTTGACGAAGCACTGAAAGCTTCGGCGGAAATCAGTATTTACTGA